Proteins from a genomic interval of Ictalurus furcatus strain D&B chromosome 2, Billie_1.0, whole genome shotgun sequence:
- the LOC128617199 gene encoding somatostatin receptor type 2-like encodes MDLWIFPSSLPNLSEPLMYESFVLGNDSDESLRNATDHSLTKTSTVVITFIYFVVCAVGLSGNALVIYVILRYAKMKTVTNIYILNLAVADVLFMMSLPFIAIQLALVHWPFGAVLCRVVMTVDSLNQFTSIFCLMVMSIDRYLAVVHPFKSTKWRKPRMAKTINLAVWGVSLLVNLPIIIYSSLITKPGGHFCTIVWPEPQDSYYTAFMFYTFFLGFFLPLMVICLCYLLIIIKVKSSGIRVSSSKRKRSEKKVTRMVSIVVAVFVFCWLPFYVFNVTSVTGTISTTPILRSTFAFVVVLGYANSCANPILYAFLSENFKKSFQNVLCLKKVGGLDEIDNSDSRQDKTRMNPSETQSTLLNGDLQTSI; translated from the coding sequence ATGGATCTTTGGATATTTCCATCCTCACTCCCAAACTTGTCAGAGCCTCTCATGTATGAAAGCTTTGTGCTGGGCAATGATTCAGATGAGAGCTTAAGAAATGCCACTGACCACAGCTTGACCAAGACCAGTACAGTGGTCAtcactttcatttactttgtaGTTTGTGCTGTAGGGCTTAGTGGCAATGCTCTGGTTATTTACGTCATCTTGCGTTATGCCAAGATGAAGACAGTCACCAACATTTACATCCTTAATTTGGCTGTGGCTGATGTGCTTTTCATGATGAGCCTGCCCTTCATTGCCATCCAGTTAGCCCTGGTTCACTGGCCCTTTGGGGCAGTGCTGTGCCGTGTGGTCATGACTGTGGACTCTCTCAATCAGTTCACCAGCATCTTCTGTTTGATGGTAATGAGCATTGATAGATACTTGGCAGTGGTGCATCCTTTCAAGTCCACAAAGTGGAGAAAGCCTCGAATGGCCAAGACCATCAACCTGGCAGTGTGGGGAGTCTCCTTGCTGGTCAACTTGCCCATCATCATCTACAGCAGCTTGATTACCAAGCCAGGTGGTCATTTCTGCACCATTGTGTGGCCTGAGCCACAGGATTCCTATTACACAGCCTTCATGTTCTACACTTTCTTTCTGGGATTCTTTCTGCCTTTAATGGTCATTTGCCTGTGCtacctcctcatcatcatcaaagtAAAATCATCTGGGATACGGGTGAGCTCCTCCAAGCGGAAGCGCTCAGAAAAGAAGGTGACACGCATGGTGTCCATTGTGgtggctgtgtttgtgttttgctgGCTTCCATTTTATGTCTTCAATGTGACATCTGTGACTGGCACCATTAGCACTACACCCATCTTGAGGAGCACCTTTGCCtttgtggtggtgctgggataTGCTAATAGCTGTGCCAATCCCATTCTATATGCCTTCTTGTCAGAGAATTTCAAGAAGAGCTTCCAGAATGTTCTGTGCCTGAAAAAAGTAGGTGGCCTGGATGAGATTGATAATAGTGACAGTAGGCAAGACAAGACACGGATGAACCCTAGCGAAACTCAAAGCACACTACTGAATGGAGACCTGCAGACCAGCATCTGA